A single window of Chloracidobacterium thermophilum B DNA harbors:
- a CDS encoding ribonuclease HII → MAHRAYPTTEFEAPYWARGLNHIAGVDEAGRGAWAGPVVAAAVVLNPETIPAGLQDSKQLTPAQRERLVPRIEAAAYGIGIGVVEAAVIDRINILEATRQAMQQALAALSSRPDVLLLDALSLPNVPIPQQSVVQGDARSVSIAAASIIAKVYRDRLMEKLDAQYPMYGFSRHKGYGTAYHQQQLRRCGPSPVHRLTFRGVVPASPETNP, encoded by the coding sequence ATGGCACACCGGGCGTACCCGACCACTGAGTTTGAAGCGCCCTACTGGGCCAGGGGACTGAACCATATTGCCGGTGTGGACGAAGCCGGGCGTGGCGCCTGGGCCGGCCCTGTCGTCGCCGCGGCCGTGGTGCTCAACCCGGAGACCATCCCGGCCGGGCTTCAGGATTCCAAGCAACTGACGCCAGCGCAACGGGAACGGCTTGTCCCCCGGATCGAAGCCGCGGCCTATGGCATCGGCATCGGTGTCGTGGAGGCGGCGGTCATTGACCGCATCAACATCCTGGAAGCCACCCGGCAGGCCATGCAGCAGGCGCTGGCGGCGCTGTCTTCCCGACCGGATGTACTGCTCCTCGACGCCCTCTCCCTTCCGAACGTCCCCATCCCTCAACAGTCGGTCGTGCAGGGCGACGCGCGCTCCGTCTCGATTGCCGCCGCTTCCATCATCGCCAAGGTGTACCGTGACCGGCTCATGGAGAAGCTTGATGCCCAATACCCCATGTATGGTTTTTCACGTCATAAAGGGTATGGGACGGCCTACCATCAGCAGCAACTTCGCCGTTGTGGCCCCAGCCCCGTTCACCGGCTGACCTTTCGGGGCGTCGTCCCCGCCTCCCCTGAAACCAATCCTTAA